The genomic segment AGACTGATCTTGCTCCCGAACAGCCTGTTTGGATAGCCTGTGCCGTTAAACCGTTCATGGTGCTGTAAGGCTACCAGCATGGCCTCTTCCGGTATGTGGTCATGTTTTCGTAAAATCTCACCTCCCAGATTCACATGACGCTTCATAATCTCGTACTCAGTCATTGTATATTTCCCTGGTTTGTTTAAAATACTCTCCGGGATCATTGTCTTTCCAATATCGTGCAATACTCCGCCAAATCCAATATTTTCCAATTGCCTTTTTGTCATTCCAAGGTGCCGCCCGAATGATACGGCAAGAATGCCGATATTAACGCTATGCATAAAAGTATAGTCATCATAATCTTTCAGATTGGTTAGGCACAATAATGCATCTCTGTTTCTGAATACACTTTCGACGATAGCGCTTACCTGCTCCTTTACAGCCTCGACCTCAATAGCCTTGCCCATTCGAGTATCATTAAAGATATTCTTTACGACGTTGCTTACGTTGCTCCTTATCTCCTTTGCCCTTGGTAACTCCTCATCAATTGTAAGAGGATCAATATATTCAGATTTTGCTGACGGCTTAGGTTTCTCCTCAGGTTTAACACTCAGGTGTGTCCTCTCAGTGTCATTCAGTACGGATTTATCCTCTAAGTCAGCGCCTTTTTCCGTATTTATCATCACATACATTATTCCGTTGCTTATCAACTTATCAATCTGATCCTGTGTCTTAATCAATTTTTTATGAAAAAAGAATGGAGTATCTATCCATGGACGGTCGAGCTGTTCAACGAACATCCCCACATTAAGCTTTTGAACAGGTATTTTTTTAGATGCCATAATAAATCTCCACTTTAAGATGAAAAGGACGTTTTTATGACGTAATTAAAGTACTATTTCGGATAATCTTATGAATAGGTTAAATCTTGCAGGCTATCTTAACAAGCCTTTCCTGTCTTCTGTCACCATTACGACGGTCAATACTGTCCGGCTTAATAATGCCAGTCCTCCTGTCAACCCCTGACCTCTTTTCAATGATCCCGGACTTTAACTCGCGGACTTTCTGCAGGAAAGCTTCATCATATGAATATTTTTCCACTCCTGTGATTAGTGTCCTCATATTCCGGCGGGTTTCCAAATGCATATCTGTCAGGATTTCAAAATATGGCTCTTGAGGAAGTTTGATAATCTCATTAAAGATACCCTGAATCTCAAGGAGTTCCAGGTGAAAAGCGATCTTCAATGCGCGGTTAATATCCAGGTCACCCGATATCTCCTTTCTGTACTTTTCAATAATTGAAAGGATTTCATCGTAGTTGACATCTTTGCCAACAATTGTATAAGACGGATGAGGCAGGGAGGGCATAATAGAAATGCACCTGTTTAATAGTTCAATCTGATTGTCTTCACCCTGAAGCATTTCCTCCCATAAAACCCTGTAGCCGGAATTTTCGTAGTAACGTTCCAGGAGGCATTGATATACATCTTCTATGCCCTTAACGATCTGCTGTATGGAGTTCAGGACTTTTTCTATGGTCATGAATAACTATCCGGGTGATCAGATTATTCAAGAATCTATTCCACTTGAATACGAACCACATTAATGATATAAATTTTAACATCATTGCTCATTGTTCTACAAGTTAAAATTGGAGGGTTGATGAAAAAAGACAAATCATTGGCATTGTTTAAAGCCTCTAAAAAAATAATGCCCGGTGGAGTTAATAGTCCTGTAAGGGCCTTCAGGGCAGTTGGCGGGGAGCCAATATTTATTGACAGTGCATCCGGCTGTCTCTTATTTGATGCTGACGGGAATGAGTATATAGACTATGTCTTATCATGGGGGCCTATGATAGCCGGTCATGCACACCCGAAGGTTACAAAGGCATTACGAAAAGCTGTTACAAAAGGTACCAGTTTTGGGGCTCCTACAGCACTTGAGATAGAACTGACCACAATGGTCAGGGATATATTCCCATCTATGGAACTGATCAGATTGGTCAATTCCGGCACAGAGGCTACTATGAGTGCACTGAGACTGGCAAGGGCTTATACCGGCAGGGATAAGATATTAAAATTCGAGGGGTGCTATCATGGCCATGCAGACAGTCTGCTGGTTAAGGCGGGTTCCGGCGCGGCGACACTCGGTATACCTGACAGCCCCGGTGTACCTTCCGATTTTGCAAGAAATACGATTACTGCACCGTTTAACAATTTTGCAGCTATTAAGAATATCATGGAAAATAGCGGCAGTGAGTTAGCATGTGTAATCATTGAACCAGTGCCAGGGAATATGGGGGTAGTGCCTCCTGCTGAAGGTTACCTTAAGATGCTCAGGGACATTACACGTCAATACGGCACACTGCTGATATTTGACGAAGTGATGAGCGGTTTCAGGGCAGCCTATGGCGGCGCACAGGAACTGTATGGTATTACTCCTGACCTTACATGCCTTGGGAAGGTTATAGGAGGCGGTCTTCCAATTGGTGCATATGGCGGCAGGGCAGATATTATGGAAATGATCGCTCCATCAGGCCCCGTATATCAGGCAGGAACCCTTTCAGGAAATCCCCTTGCAACTACTGCCGGGATTGAAACATTGAAAATCCTCTCGCAACCGGGGACTTACGAGCGCCTGAATAAATTGTCAGGACAATTGTCAGAAGGCATCAGAGACGCCGCTAATCGTGCAGGAATTTCTGTATTTAACACAGGTGTAGGCAGCATGGTCTGCACCTTTTTTACAGAGGGTCCTGTTACAGACTATGAATCTGCAAAGAAGTCAGACACCGCTGCCTTTGGCAGATTTTTCAACGTCATGCTGGATCAGGGGATATACCTTGCGCCATCACAGTTTGAGGCAATTTTTCTTTCAATTGCGCATACTGAAGAGCATATAGAAAAGACTATAAAGGCAGCTGAAAAGGCATTCAAGACATTACAAATTAGCATATAATTTATCTGTAGTTTATAAACTGCATATCAATCCCGAAATCACTCTCCCGGAGGAGCTTGATTACAGACTGAAGGTCATCTCTGTTTTTTCCTGATACCCTGAGCTGATCACCCTGAATTTGAGATTGAACTTTAAGTTTGGTTTCCTTTATCGCCTTGACGATTTCTTTGGCCTTGTCAGACGGGATCCCCTGCTGCAACTTTATATTCTGCCTGACAGTACTACCCAGTGCAGTCTCAATCTTGCCGTAAGTCAATGCCTTCAGTGAAATTCCCCGTTTCACCAGCTTTGCCTGAAGAATATCAATCAGGCTCTTTAACTTATATTCATCATCAGAACTTACTATAATCTCATTATTTTTCTCTTCAAGCTTAACATCACTCTTACTGCCCTTGAAATCAAACCTCTGAGCTACCTCCTTCATCGCCTGATCAATGGCGTTCTTTACCTCCTGCATCTCTATCTTTGATACAATATCAAACGAATTATCTGTTGCCATGACTTACCTCCCTCATCAATACTTCAGAACCTCAGTGCCTCCCGGAATCTTAAAGTCAAACAGACCTTTTTTTATGCCACTATTCAACTTCGTCCCGGAGAAACTAAAAGATATTTTATTACCGCTGTCCTCTGAAAGTATTAATTTTTTAATATAAAATGTTTCTTTATCTATTTCAACAATTACCTCGTTCACCATCTTCATCGTCTTAGGTGTAAGTTTAAGTCTGAAAAAATCAGCTGAGGGTTCCCCGCTTTTAATAATAAAACTATCTTCCCATTTTTCTATATTAGATAATAGACCCATGGCCGGTTCAGCATCAGGATGGTCAGAAACCTTCTGAATAATGGCCTGTTTCTGCTCATAAAAATAGAGGGTGATAGTGTCTCCATTTATTACGATATTTTGTTTGACTGGCCTTGTGTAATCCCACCTCACCAGCCCGGGCTTTTTCAGGTATAATTTCCCTTTAAAGTTTTTTTCATCAAAACCTTGCAGATAGCTCTGCTGAACAAAGTCCGCCGTGAAATCATTGACATCTCTGTATACTGCCTGAACTCTTTTCAGGATTTCAGCAGAAGCCCCTCCCTCCGCCTTAACTTCTCCATAGAGCTGAGAAGGCACCATCGCAATAATAATGACAAGGAATACTCCAAATACTGAGTTCCGCACCATGACCTTAATATTCAACACTAAAAACTCCTCACAACTCATTGCTCATCGCTCATTGCTTCTTCTAACTCACTGATCATTGCTTCTTCATCGCTCCCTCTTCAATACCTCTCTCGGCTTTCCTCCTATAGACGGTCCTACAAAGCCATCCGCTTCCATCATCTCAACAAGCCGGGCAGCACGGTTGAAACCTATGCGCAGGCGGCGCTGTATAAGAGATATAGACGCTTGTCCGGACATCAGGACTATATCCAGGGCCTGCTGATAGAATTCATCCCTGTCACCTTCAGAAACTCCTTCTTCAGAATCAGCCTCCTCAGGTTTGTAACTATATTCAGGACTTGCCTGGGCCTTTGCATATTCAACTATTTTCCCCACCTCAGATTCATATATATATGCCCCATGCACCCTCATCAGCTTTGACGTACCGGGCTGGAGGAACAACATGTCCCCCTTGTCCAACAGGTCCTCAGCCCCAATGCCATCAAGGATGGTCCTTGAATCTACCTTTGACGAGACCTTGAAAGATATGCGTGCCGGAAAGTTAGCCTTAATAACACCTGTAATAACATCTACTGACGGACGTTGAGTTGCCAGAATAAGATGAATACCGGCAGCCCTCGCCATCTGAGCAAGCCTTGCTATAGAATCTTCCACCTCACGTTGCGCCGTCATCATAAGGTCAGCAAGCTCGTCAACAATAACAACAATATATGGAAGGGTTTCCTCTTTGTCAGTGAGCTTGTTGTATCCATCAATGTTTCTTACACCCTTTTCAGCAAGTACCCGGTATCTCCTCTGCATCTCCTCAACAAGCCTCTGTAAAATCCATGACGCCTCCTTTGGCTGTGTTATCACAGGCGTAATAAGGTGTGGTATACCCTCATATATAGACAGCTCCAGTATCTTCGGGTCTATCATTACTATTTTGAGATCAGAAGGAGTTGCACTGTAAAGAAGGCTTGATATCATACTGTTTAAGGCAACACTCTTGCCTGAACCGGTTGCCCCGGCAACTAACAAATGCGGCATCTTTGTCATGTCAGCGACTACCGGATTGCCGGAGATATCCTTGCCAAGCGCCAGTGGAAGCCTCGACTTTAGCGCCCTGAACTGCTCTGATGCAATTATCTCCTTAAGAAACACATCCTCCCTGAAATGGTTGGGTACTTCTATCCCTACGGTAGACTTGCCAGGCAGTGGAGCTACAATGCGTACACTTCCTGATTTCAGTGCAAGGGCAAGATCATCTGAAAGATTCACAATCCTTGACAACTTGACACCAGGAGCAGGTTCAAATTCATACATCGTGATAACAGGTCCGGGATTCACCTCTACAACCTGACCGTCTATCCCGAAATCAAGCAATTTCTTCTCCAGGACACTTGAATTCATCAGGAGGTCTTCTTTGCTAATCTTAGTCTCTGAAGGAGCCGGATCACTTAATATTGACAAGGGAGGGAGTTTATATGTCCCGTCTGAGGATGTGTCAGAGAATTCCAGGTTCTCCTGCATAGGCAAAACATCAGTATCAGCAGCATGGGACCGGCTGCGGTTTTTTTGTTGTATAACCGGTTCAGGACGAAAAAGATCAAGCTCTGGCTCCACTGACAATGACTCTTGATCTGCCAAGACTGCATTAGCATGTGAAAGAAGATCGCTATCCCTGACCGGCCGCGTATCTTTTTCCCTTCGAGATATCATGCCCGTTAACAGCTGCGGCAGCCTTGCCCTCTTCCATAAGGCAGAAGACAGGTCAGCCGGAGAAATTCCTATTGCTATCACTGCGGATATAACAACGAGTGTAAACGTTATGACATGTGCCCCGAAGGTTGCACAGCAGCCTGTCAATAATGATGCAAACAGGTCACCTGCAAGCCCGCCTGCCGGTATACTCCCCTTTATAGATAACGATATTCTTTCAAGGTGCAGATGAAAAAACGTTGGCAGGGACAGGAACAAAAGACAAAAACCTATAATCCTTTCTTTATAAGATGCCACTTCTCTCTTAAACTTCTTCCACCCGACCAGGAAAAGTACAAATGGAACTAAGTATGCAGCCCCGCCAACGAGGGTAAAAAGGATATCTGATAGATGAGAACCAAACAGCCCGGCAAGGTTCTTTACATCATTGCTGGTCGAGACAGAATTGAATGAAGGGTCATCAGGGCTGAATGAAACAAGACTCGCAAAGATCAGCAGGCCTGCGGCAAAAAAAACAAACCCCCATATTTCGCTAACCCATTTCCTGTCTTCTTTTTTTTTCTTTTTATCAGCCATCGTATCTCCCTACACCTCGATAATTATTGGAATAATCATCGGTCTCCTTTGCATCTTCTTCTTTATGTGCCTTTTCAGTGCAGCAGTAACCTTGTCCTTAACTATGATCCACTCCTGCATTAACTCCGGCTCCATCTCTCCCAGTAACGTAATAACAACTTTCCGCAATTCTTCAATTACCTCAGGATAATCCTCTTCATAGATGAATCCACGACTGATAATATCCGGGCCTGTTATAATCTTTGCCGAACTCTTTTCTATTCCAATCATTACAATAATTATCCCATCCATACCAAGGTGTTTACGATCCCTGAGGACGATGCTGCCAACCTCTCCAATCCCCTTTCCATCAACAAACACCCTGCCGGCATCCACCTTTCCTGCTTTTCTTGCACCATCCTCTGTAAATTGAGCCACATCACCGTTCTCAAGTATCAGGATGTTTTCCCGCGGAATACCAAGCCCTTCAGCGAGTCTTGAATGATAAATAAGATGCCTGTATTCACCATGAACAGGAATAAAGTATTTCGGCTTCACAAGATTGAGCATCATCTTCTGCTCTTCCCTGCAGGCATGACCCGACACATGGATGTCCGATACCTGCTCATATAAGACATTTGCGCCACGGCGAAATAGATGATTGATTACCCTTCCAATAGCACGTTCATTACCTGGTATGAATCTCGATGATAACAGGACCATATCACCTTCTTCGATCTTTATATGCTTGTGGTCATCCATAGCCATCCTGGAGAGTGCAGACATCGGCTCTCCCTGACTGCCAGTAGTCACAATCACAATCTTGTAACACGGAAGCTCATTCAGGTCATCCATAGAGGCCTTGACATCAGGCGGGTAATGAAGGTATCCAAGCTCTTCAGCAATCCTGGTGTTATTTACCACACTCCGGCCGTTTAATATCACCCTTCGGCCAAATTTTGCAGCAGCATCTATTACCTGCTGTATCCTGTGAATGTTAGATGCAAATGTCGCTACAATAATCCTTTTTTTAGCCCTGGCAAAAATCTCATTAAATGCAACACCAACTTCACGTTCGGAAAGACAATAACCCTCCCTTTCAGAATTTGTGCTGTCTGAAAGAAGCACGAGTGTCCCCATGTTTCCATAATCAGCGAAACGATGGACATCGAGCAACTGCCCGTCTACCGGGGTCTGGTCAAACTTGAAATCCCCGGTATGTACTATACGGCCGACAGGTGTTGTAATACCAAAACCTACACCGTCAACAATACTGTGAGTTATCCTTATACCCTCAATGGAAAAACACCCCAGCTCAAAAACTTCTTTAGGCCGGATAGAAATCAGATTACACTTTTCATCAAGATCATGTTCTTTGAGCTTTTCTGAGATAAGCCCGATGGTAAGAGGGGTGCCATAGACCGGGATATTCATCTCTCTCAGCAAGTACGGGATAGCGCCTATATGGTCTTCATGTCCATGGGTAATGATAATACCCAGGACCTTCTCTCTATTTTCAGCCAGATAAGAAATATCAGGTATGACAACATCAACACCTAACATTTCCTCCTCCGGGAACATAAGCCCTGCATCAACAACTATTATGTCATCTCCATACCGGAAGACCGTCATATTGAGACCGATCTCCCCCACACCTCCAAGCGGTATAATCAGGAGTGCTTTATCATCCATATGCGGATAATTTATCACTTTCCTCTGCTAAATTCAATCAAAGCATTTCCTGCAGCATATCTATTCCCACAAATGTTTATCTACATACTGTGCTAATATCTCCTGCATCCTTTCAGGAGGAGGCTCAGGAAAGTAGAAATTTATAACTGCATGGGCGATCTCATGCGCAAGAACGCCTGCGCCTGTATTCTCGACAGACACATATATTGTCCTGCTCCTGTGTGAGTAAAATGCAATTGGTGTCTTCCCGAAGGCGCCAAGGGGCGTCAGATGGGAATATGCGCTTTCAATATCCCTGTGACTTTGATAGACACATATTTTGATACTAAGATCAAAAGGATACATATCAAGCAATCTGCTTACCCTCTCAACTAAAGAATCTACCTTTCTGCCTGTTTCTGCAGGGTCATTATCAAAGCCGCCGCTGAAGAAACCGGTTCCCTTTCCTATATTCTTCGTGAACCGCTGAAGCCCTTTTTCATTTTCATAACATATAGTGGCATATTTAGATCCAACACTCTTGGGCAGACTATCACAGGCAAATACAGAAACAGGCGGCAGCAGTATAAATATAGCAGCAATGTGGAACAGCGTTATATTAATGAAGGATGAGGGGGACTTATTGGTTTTCCGAGGTCTTGAAATAGTTCACAACCTCCTCTAAAGCCTGAACGTTTTCTGTAACTTCCCTTAATAGATTATCCAGACTATTACTGCCTGATTGTCCGGTAGACTCTGAGGCCTTGATCTCCCGCAAAAGACCTGACAGTTCATGAGTCCTGAACTTTATATCACTGACCCTGCTATCCATAGCGGTAGTCAATTCAGTAATACTTTCAGACAACTCTGACAACTGGTCTTTATCCCTTAATTTAAATCTCTGAGTAAGGTCACCCCTTCCTACATCATCGAGGATCTTTTCAAAACGGTATAATGGGCCTGCTATCCTGTGCGACATATAGATCAGCACTGTTATGCCTATAACGGCTGTTATGACAATTATGATGAGGTTTGACACTAAAAGTGTAGGCAGGAAAAACTCTGATGTCCTCGCAATCCTGAAGTCAGAACCAATGAATCCTGTGGTAAGCGTGCCTCTCGATAGATACATAAAGAGTCCGATCGCCAGTATTGCCTCTATGACAATTACTGCAAGGAACTTGATGGTAAAGCTAATCTGAAACTCCCGGTTTATGAAAAAGTTACGACGCCTGAATATTGGTCTGTTCACTCGAAATAGCCTTTCAAATCCCCCCCTGCCCCACTTTTCTAAAGTGGGGTAACTAATTTCCCCCTTTGAAAAAGAGGGATTAAGGGGGATTATTTTCATGTACCTTTTTGAGCCCGCGGCTCATGAGCGTTTTACTTGTAACTTTCTGACAATTTTTTCATATCAATCTTAATTTCTGCGGAATTTCTTGCCTCTTTCAACCACTCATCCATCGCCTTCTGTTTCTTCTGCTCAAAGAGTAACAACCTTATCTCTTCACGGACATCCTTCAAAAGCGGTCTGGGGTTTAATCCTGTCTTCATGTTCTGATAATAAGCAAGTATCTCATCTTCTGTTACAATAAGCTTTCCGCTCCACTCCCTGCTCCTGACTTCAATCAATTCCCTTATAAGTGTCTGTTCCCAGAAACTCTTTATCGTCTCAAGAAACCTTTTATCTTCTGCAAGCCCCATCTTCATAGCTTCCTGGATCATCAGCTGTTTATCAATAACCATGTTCAGATGTTCTTCTACAGATTTTGCATTCAGCTTAAAATCAGGGTTTCTGTTGGCATATATGGCAAGTTCCCTTTGAAACTCCTGCAATGAAACAGGGGATCCATTCACAACAGCAACTTCATCCTTGTGCTGCTTTTGCCCGCAGGATGTCAAGACAGGAATCAATAGAACAGAAAGGATTATTAAAAAATCCTGATAACTCTTCAACGCACTACTTTTTTGCCTTTTGTTTATCATAATTTTCTATAATTCTTCCGGTCATGTCTATCGCATTTGGCATGTACAATACGCTGGGATCCTTCTCAAGGATAATAGTATACTTTTCTTCTGTTCCAATTTTTGATATTACTTCACGAATCTCACCAATCATTTTAACAGTGATAGTCTTGTCCATATCTCTGAGACCGGACTCTGCCTGGTCTTTAAGCCGTTTCATCTCCATCGCCTCTTTCTGGAACTTCGCCTCCTTTTCCTTTTTCTCTGCGTCTGAAATACCAGCCTTCGTAATCTCAGAGCGGAGTTTTTTCAATATATCTTCTTTATCAGTCAAGGCCTTCTTCATTCCTGTCATTTCAGTCTCAAATTGCGCCTTCGCCTCCTTACCGCCCTTTGATTCAATAATCACCCGCTGTATATCTACTACACCAATCTTTACTGCATCCAACTTATCATCCGAATACGACGGCGCTGAATAGATTAAAGAAACCAACAGTACCACCGCGAGAGCTACGACAGATTTTTTCATTAAAATTTCCTCCAGGTAAGTTATTAAAATTTATGTCTTTTCTGCTCCGACATCATAAACTCCATAAGCGTATCGGCAATCTTTCCCCATTCCTCCATACTGACGTCCTCAGGACGACAGTTCTGATCAATCTCTGCCATATCGAGTACATTTTTAATTATTTCCTTACTGTGACCAGACAAAGAAAGTGAATTAAGCAGGGTCTTTCTTCTGTAGTAAAAAGCAGATTTAATGAGCCCCCAGAAAAGCCCCTCATTTCTTACATCAACAGCAACCTTTTCCCTCGGCACAATCTTAAGGACTGAAGAGTCAACCTTAGGTTCAGGATAGAACATCTTGCGCGAAACATTAAATGCTATCTCAGGGTGGGCATAAAATTGAACTGCTATAGACAATATCCCATAGTCTTTACTCCCTGGCGCAGCAACTACACGTTCCGCAACCTCTTTCTGGAGCATAATCGTCATTGAAGTAACCATGTCACTCAGTTCTATCAGACGGAAAAGAATCGGGGTAGACATATAGTACGGAAGGTTTGCCACAACCTTAAATCGTGAACCGACCTGATGATATGGAAATTGCAGTGCATCCGCCTCGACTATAGTAAGGCCCGGATATTTGACCGCCCGCTCTTTAAGATTTTCAATTATTGAACTGTCTATCTCAATAGCGATTACTTCAGATGCAATCTCTGCCATCCTGAAGGTCAACGCACCCCTGCCTGGTCCTATCTCAACAATCACATCATCCTTGTGAATATCAGCAACTTCTATTATCCTGGATATTATTTCAGGGTCCTGCAGGAAGTGTTGTCCAAGATGTTTCTTAGGCCGCCCCGGCCGTCCCTGCTTTTGACTTATATTATTGTCATTATTGTCATCTTTATGCATGAGTAAACCCGACCATTTCTACTGCCATCTTTAATGCCTCGATCAAACTTCCAGGGTCTGCGCAGTCTTTACCGGCTATGTCATACGCCGTCCCATGATCTACAGAAGTCCTGATAAACGGCAGACCTACCGTTACATTAACAGCCTTTCCAAAGGCAAGAAGCTTTAACGGTATCAGTCCCTGGTCATGATACATAGCGACGACAATATCATAGTAACGTTCTTTAGCCTTATAGAACAAGGTGTCGGCCGGGAACGGATCGCTCACATCAAGCCCCTCTCCCCGAGCCTCAATTATTGCAGGCATGATCACATCCCACTCTTCTGTACCAAACAATCTCCCTTCGCCGGCATGCGGATTAAGTGAAGCTACAGCAATCCTCGGCGGCTTTGTCTGAAAATAACCCATAGCCTTATGGGCAAGACGGATCGTTCTAAGCACACTGTCTTTCTGAATATGCCTGAACACATCTTTTAATGCCATGTGGGTCGTGACAAGTATAACACGCAGGCCGCCGCCAACCATCATAAGACCAAAATCCTTTGTACCGGCCATTTCAGCCAGTAGTTCGGTATGTCCGGGGTATTGAAAACCTGCTGCATTAATAATTTCCTTATTAATGGGGGCTGTGGTAATTGCATCTATCTTCTTTGCGAGGGCAAGCTCTGCAGCCTTTTTTATGAACGATACAGCGGCAGATCCACAGGTCTTGCCAGGGACACCGTACTTTAGTCCCTTTATATCCACATTATTCAGATCAATAACTTCGATCTTACCGCTGCCGGCAGGGGCAGACGCTATCTTTTCAATCTTCTTTATCTCTGCGCTGATCCTGCACGTCTTCAAGATCTTTTTAATTACCCCAGCATCCCCAATAACTATTGGGCGGCATATCTTGTTTATGTCATATTCAAGGATTGCCTTAACAATTATCTCCGGTCCAATACCAGCCGGGTCTCCCATTGTAATACCTATTACCGGCCTTTTTGCAGCACCCATACTCATCGCCTCCTTCTTTTTGATATGTGATTCCTAATGCTCACCCACACTTCCAGCCATCTTCCCTTCCGGCTCAATGTGCACAACGACTTCTGTCACCTCTGCAAACTCCTTTTTGATCCTTCCTTCCACCTTATGCGCTAACTCGTGGGCCTCAGAGATACCCATATCTGATGGTACATGAAGCCTTAAGTCTACAAAGACATCAGTCGGTGTGCCGCGGGATCTTATATCATGACACTCTGTCACACCATCAACTCCGATTACAACATCCCTGATGAGTCCCGGGTTTATTCTAAAGTAGTCGCTTAATACCTTTGCCGACTCAGACAATATCTGATATCCTGTCCAGCCAATGAGAATTGCTATTATAAAGGCAGCAATAGGGTC from the Nitrospirota bacterium genome contains:
- a CDS encoding SurA N-terminal domain-containing protein, with translation MINKRQKSSALKSYQDFLIILSVLLIPVLTSCGQKQHKDEVAVVNGSPVSLQEFQRELAIYANRNPDFKLNAKSVEEHLNMVIDKQLMIQEAMKMGLAEDKRFLETIKSFWEQTLIRELIEVRSREWSGKLIVTEDEILAYYQNMKTGLNPRPLLKDVREEIRLLLFEQKKQKAMDEWLKEARNSAEIKIDMKKLSESYK
- a CDS encoding OmpH family outer membrane protein, whose protein sequence is MKKSVVALAVVLLVSLIYSAPSYSDDKLDAVKIGVVDIQRVIIESKGGKEAKAQFETEMTGMKKALTDKEDILKKLRSEITKAGISDAEKKEKEAKFQKEAMEMKRLKDQAESGLRDMDKTITVKMIGEIREVISKIGTEEKYTIILEKDPSVLYMPNAIDMTGRIIENYDKQKAKK
- the rsmA gene encoding ribosomal RNA small subunit methyltransferase A yields the protein MHKDDNNDNNISQKQGRPGRPKKHLGQHFLQDPEIISRIIEVADIHKDDVIVEIGPGRGALTFRMAEIASEVIAIEIDSSIIENLKERAVKYPGLTIVEADALQFPYHQVGSRFKVVANLPYYMSTPILFRLIELSDMVTSMTIMLQKEVAERVVAAPGSKDYGILSIAVQFYAHPEIAFNVSRKMFYPEPKVDSSVLKIVPREKVAVDVRNEGLFWGLIKSAFYYRRKTLLNSLSLSGHSKEIIKNVLDMAEIDQNCRPEDVSMEEWGKIADTLMEFMMSEQKRHKF
- the pdxA gene encoding 4-hydroxythreonine-4-phosphate dehydrogenase PdxA; this translates as MSMGAAKRPVIGITMGDPAGIGPEIIVKAILEYDINKICRPIVIGDAGVIKKILKTCRISAEIKKIEKIASAPAGSGKIEVIDLNNVDIKGLKYGVPGKTCGSAAVSFIKKAAELALAKKIDAITTAPINKEIINAAGFQYPGHTELLAEMAGTKDFGLMMVGGGLRVILVTTHMALKDVFRHIQKDSVLRTIRLAHKAMGYFQTKPPRIAVASLNPHAGEGRLFGTEEWDVIMPAIIEARGEGLDVSDPFPADTLFYKAKERYYDIVVAMYHDQGLIPLKLLAFGKAVNVTVGLPFIRTSVDHGTAYDIAGKDCADPGSLIEALKMAVEMVGFTHA